The Phorcysia thermohydrogeniphila nucleotide sequence GGTGAAAATGAAGTTACTGGAAGCCCCCTCAGGAAAAAGAGTTAGGGTAGTTAACATAAAAGGTGGTCTTGGTCTGAGAAACCGCCTCGCAGCGATAGGTATCTACCCCGGTGCAGAGGTTACAGTTGTTAAATCTCCTCCGGGCCCTATGATTGTGGAGATAGCTGGAACGCGACTTGCCCTCGGAAAGGGTATGGCCTCAAAGATAGAGGTGGAGGAAGAATGAAAAGGAGTATCCGGGTAGCAATAGCCGGGAACCCCAACGTTGGAAAAACTGCCATAATGAACGCCCTTGCCGGAACGACCGAAAAAGTAGGGAACTGGCCGGGCGTTACGGTTCAGAAAAAGGTCGGTAAGTACAACTTCCGTGGCGTTGACGTAGAGCTTATAGACCTTCCGGGAATCTACAGCCTTACCTCCTACACCCTTGAAGAGAGAGTTGCAAGGAGCTTCCTCCTGAAAGGGGACTACGACGTCGTAATGAACGTCATTGACGTTACGCTCCTTGGCAGAAACCTATATCTCACCTTAGAGCTCCTTGAGATGGGAATTAAACCGGTCTTAGTTCTAAACAAAGCTGACGAGCTTGAAAACTTCTCCGTTGACAGTAAAGCTCTTGAGAGAATACTGAAACTTCCGGTAGTAACCGTCTCTGCCTTAAAGAGGAAGGGACTTGAGGAGCTCTCAGAAACACTGCTAAGGGTAGCAACGGGAGGACTAAAGCCAGAAGGAATAACCCCTACCTACTCTGAAGACCTTGAAAACGCCATAGAGCTCCTCTCAATGAAAATTGAGAGGTTAATCACTGAAAAAAACTTCCCCTACAACCTAAGGTGGTTTGTAATAAAACTCCTTGAGAAAGACCCGGAGGTAACAGAAGAGGCTAAGGAGCAGTTAAAACTGCCCCAGAGCATCTTCAGGGAAATAGAGAAAATAGAGGAGTTCATAAAGGAGAGACACAGGTGCGACCTTCCATCGTACATAGCAAGAGAGAGGTTTAACTTAGCCTCACAAATTGCAAGGAAGGTCATTAAAAGTATCAGGGAAATCCCCAAGGAGAGAATCAGCGACAGGATTGACAGGTTCGTTACAAACCCATTTACCGGCATTCCCATCTTTTTCGGGGTAATGTGGTTAGTCTTTAAGCTAACCTTTGACTTAAGCGCTCCTTTAAGTAACCTGATTGATATCGTGTTTAGCAGGATTCTCCCAAGCCTTGTTGAAAGTTACCTCTCATCCCTTCCACCTTTTGTAACCTCACTAATAAACAACGGCGTCCTTGCCGGCGTCGGAGCCGTTATGGTCTTTCTTCCTGTCCTTGGAATTCTTTACCTGACGATGTCCATCCTTGAGGATACGGGATACATGGCAAGGGCTGCTGCCCTCTGGGACAACTTTATGAGGCTATTCGGACTAAGTGGGGCTTCTGTAATCCCCATGATACTTGGCTTTGGATGCAACGTTCCTGCAGTTTACGCAACAAGGGCTATGCGCTCCACAAGGCAGAAACTAATAACCATGCTCATAATCCCTTGGATATCCTGTAGTGCGAGGTTACCAGTTTACGCCGTCTTTGTAGCTGCGTTCTTTAGAGAGAAAGAATCCCTCGTT carries:
- a CDS encoding FeoA family protein, with amino-acid sequence MKLLEAPSGKRVRVVNIKGGLGLRNRLAAIGIYPGAEVTVVKSPPGPMIVEIAGTRLALGKGMASKIEVEEE
- the feoB gene encoding ferrous iron transport protein B; this translates as MKRSIRVAIAGNPNVGKTAIMNALAGTTEKVGNWPGVTVQKKVGKYNFRGVDVELIDLPGIYSLTSYTLEERVARSFLLKGDYDVVMNVIDVTLLGRNLYLTLELLEMGIKPVLVLNKADELENFSVDSKALERILKLPVVTVSALKRKGLEELSETLLRVATGGLKPEGITPTYSEDLENAIELLSMKIERLITEKNFPYNLRWFVIKLLEKDPEVTEEAKEQLKLPQSIFREIEKIEEFIKERHRCDLPSYIARERFNLASQIARKVIKSIREIPKERISDRIDRFVTNPFTGIPIFFGVMWLVFKLTFDLSAPLSNLIDIVFSRILPSLVESYLSSLPPFVTSLINNGVLAGVGAVMVFLPVLGILYLTMSILEDTGYMARAAALWDNFMRLFGLSGASVIPMILGFGCNVPAVYATRAMRSTRQKLITMLIIPWISCSARLPVYAVFVAAFFREKESLVIFSLYLLGVLLALTLGALLSKSFKPESEEEDFFIELPPYKLPAWSVVFNQTWIEVREFVYKAGTVILALSVFIWALASLPPGVDYAGEGSIVGHVGKWLLPIFEPLGISDWKPVVALIFGALAKEVVVGTLGTLYGAEENVIEAIAHIFTPASALAFMVFTLLYMPCIATIAAIKHESGTWKYPILAIAIELTTAWVIAFGVYHVASLFLK